The following proteins come from a genomic window of Nitrospira sp.:
- a CDS encoding LSU rRNA pseudouridine(2604) synthase — MAQTIRINKFFTEHGICSRREADRLIESGVITINGRVAKLGDQVTSNDVIAREGRVIPWGKANLYIKYHKPVGVTTTSESHVPRNIIAEIGYPKRIFPIGRLDKDSSGLILLTNDGDIVNEILRAEFGHEREYLVQVNHPFGQSFLDHLSQGVVILGSRTKPCRTMRMGRDQFRIILTEGRNRQIRRMCQALGYRVTMLHRTRIMHMTITGLSVGEWKELTSQEREQLIQAVGRKPS, encoded by the coding sequence GTGGCGCAAACCATTCGCATCAATAAGTTCTTTACGGAGCATGGGATCTGTTCCCGGCGTGAGGCAGACCGTTTAATTGAGTCGGGCGTCATCACGATCAATGGTCGCGTGGCCAAACTCGGCGACCAGGTAACGTCCAATGACGTCATTGCCCGCGAGGGCCGTGTGATTCCTTGGGGCAAAGCGAATCTCTATATCAAGTATCATAAGCCGGTCGGCGTCACGACAACGAGCGAATCGCATGTTCCTCGAAATATTATTGCGGAGATCGGGTACCCGAAGCGGATTTTTCCGATCGGGCGGTTGGACAAGGATTCGTCCGGTCTCATCTTGCTGACGAACGACGGCGACATCGTGAATGAGATTCTCCGTGCCGAATTCGGACACGAACGAGAGTACCTCGTGCAGGTCAATCATCCGTTCGGCCAATCCTTTTTGGATCATCTGTCACAGGGTGTGGTGATTCTTGGAAGCCGGACGAAGCCCTGTCGGACGATGCGCATGGGGCGTGATCAGTTTCGCATCATTCTGACTGAGGGACGGAACCGGCAAATCAGGCGGATGTGCCAAGCGCTGGGCTATCGAGTGACGATGCTGCACCGCACCAGGATCATGCATATGACCATCACAGGGTTGAGCGTCGGCGAGTGGAAAGAGCTCACGAGTCAGGAGCGAGAACAGCTCATACAGGCAGTGGGGCGCAAGCCATCGTGA
- a CDS encoding Agmatinase: MTLPAGWEGPDHNFLGIDEPWCHPDQAGVYVLPAPYEHTSSYIRGSDHGPSAILEASCQVEFYDEQLGCEPFREWGGIATASPLDLKGDVDRAAVDAIEAFVSRHVGTGRFLITLTGEHTGALGAIRAHAKRYPQMTVVQIDAHGDLRDAYQGNPFSHASVMARVVEDGLPLVQVGIRSISPEEVARIDATARIKTFFAATILDPSGPYEGKASNWIPEVVAACRTPVYLTFDCDGLDASIVPALGTPEPGGLGWYDTLNLITALANGPGIVGMDVSEIAPIEGFVAPQFSIARLIYRILGRVRAGRRVH; encoded by the coding sequence ATGACGCTTCCAGCCGGCTGGGAGGGGCCAGACCACAATTTTCTGGGAATCGACGAACCTTGGTGCCATCCGGACCAGGCGGGTGTCTATGTTCTACCGGCTCCCTACGAGCACACTTCCAGTTATATTCGCGGATCAGACCATGGCCCATCCGCCATCCTGGAAGCATCTTGCCAGGTTGAATTCTACGACGAGCAGCTCGGGTGTGAACCGTTTCGAGAATGGGGCGGGATCGCGACCGCTTCGCCCTTGGATCTCAAAGGGGACGTCGACCGCGCCGCAGTCGATGCCATCGAAGCGTTTGTATCCCGCCACGTGGGAACCGGACGATTTCTCATCACGCTGACGGGCGAGCACACTGGTGCATTAGGAGCGATTCGGGCCCATGCGAAACGATATCCGCAGATGACCGTTGTGCAGATCGATGCCCACGGCGATTTACGGGATGCCTATCAAGGCAATCCGTTCAGCCATGCCAGCGTCATGGCGCGGGTAGTGGAAGATGGCTTACCCTTGGTGCAAGTGGGGATTCGGTCGATCAGCCCGGAAGAAGTCGCTCGTATTGACGCCACGGCCCGCATCAAGACGTTTTTTGCTGCGACCATCCTCGATCCATCCGGTCCCTACGAAGGCAAAGCGTCGAACTGGATCCCTGAAGTGGTCGCAGCCTGCCGAACGCCCGTGTACCTGACATTCGACTGCGATGGGCTAGACGCGTCAATCGTTCCCGCCCTGGGCACTCCCGAGCCGGGTGGGCTGGGGTGGTACGACACCCTCAATCTCATCACGGCGCTGGCCAACGGGCCTGGTATCGTCGGCATGGATGTCAGCGAGATCGCTCCCATCGAAGGATTCGTGGCGCCGCAATTTTCCATCGCGCGGTTGATCTATCGTATACTGGGTCGTGTCCGGGCCGGCCGTCGCGTGCATTAA
- a CDS encoding Transcriptional regulator, LysR family — MDWLNYHHLLYFWSVARHGTVTKACEELRLAQPTISGQIHLLETTLGEKLFIRTGRRLALTEMGQLVFKYAEDIFATGQELMNTVKGQGNGHPTRLVVGIADAVPKPLATQLLKSALKLYRPTRLICQEDKLRQLLTDLTAHRLDLVIADTPAPSSIKEHTYSHPLGESGVTLFATAKLAAQYRRGFPQSLSGAPILLPTSNAALRRLLDQWLVNHGLHPNIVGEFDDSATLKAFGQDGHGIFPGVSVIEKEICRQYRVQLIGQLETLKQHFYAITAERRLKHPSVLALIRTARQALLD, encoded by the coding sequence ATGGATTGGCTGAACTATCATCACCTGCTGTACTTCTGGTCCGTCGCCAGGCACGGCACCGTGACCAAAGCCTGCGAAGAACTCCGCCTCGCACAGCCCACCATCAGCGGACAGATCCACCTCTTAGAAACTACATTGGGCGAGAAGCTGTTCATCCGAACAGGTCGCCGCCTGGCCCTGACGGAGATGGGCCAGCTCGTGTTCAAGTACGCGGAGGACATCTTCGCGACCGGTCAAGAGCTGATGAACACCGTGAAGGGGCAGGGCAATGGACATCCGACGCGGCTGGTCGTCGGCATCGCGGACGCAGTGCCGAAACCGTTGGCGACTCAGCTCCTCAAATCGGCTTTGAAGCTGTATCGGCCGACGCGGTTGATTTGCCAGGAAGACAAGCTTCGCCAACTCTTGACCGACCTGACAGCCCATCGATTGGATCTGGTAATCGCCGACACACCCGCCCCATCAAGCATCAAGGAGCACACCTACAGTCATCCCTTAGGTGAATCGGGAGTGACTCTATTTGCGACAGCCAAGTTGGCAGCACAATATCGCCGAGGATTTCCGCAGTCGTTAAGCGGAGCCCCTATACTCCTCCCGACATCGAATGCCGCGCTTCGGCGGCTGCTCGACCAATGGCTGGTCAACCATGGGCTGCATCCGAATATTGTGGGTGAGTTCGACGACAGTGCGACATTGAAAGCGTTCGGACAGGACGGGCATGGGATCTTCCCCGGCGTGTCGGTGATCGAGAAAGAGATCTGCCGCCAATACCGTGTCCAACTGATCGGACAGTTGGAGACTCTCAAACAGCATTTCTACGCCATCACTGCAGAGCGACGACTGAAGCACCCGTCCGTCCTCGCTCTCATCCGAACCGCCCGGCAAGCGCTGCTCGACTAG